The Eremothecium cymbalariae DBVPG#7215 chromosome 1, complete sequence DNA segment ctaaTAGCACCTGTGGGCTGATTCCGCATCCCTCAAAATCACTTACCAGCAAGAACAATTAGGGGGAAAGGTTCACCAACTACTTCTCGAAGATGTGTAGCCTATCGTAGACGCTTttcttgaattcttcataCAAAGACGCTCTTCTTTGCAAAACGCCAGAGGAAGagtgctgctgctgctgtgcaTGACTACTACTATCAGTGATTCGTTTCTCGGAAGATCGGACAAAATGTGGGTTTTTCTTGGGTTTTTCAGGACTGCAATCATTATCCTGTAATTTGGAACTCTTCAATGTCTGATCGTCCCTCTGGATAGCCTCAGAATTAGTTATAGAAGGTGACTGCTCACCATGCGTCAGGGAAGACGACTTTACATCACGGGATTGAAGTTCATCCTCGTAGTGGTGTGTAGGGTGCCATTTCATGCGGTGTACAGAGCCTATTGGTGTGGTTTGCGGAGGAGGAGCTTCATCTAGAGATGTGAAATCCTGCTGATCAATAAATGTGCTGTCATCTTGGTTGTTATGCTGTGGATTAGCTGCCATTTCTTTGAAGGCTGCCTGGTTGTTAGCTTACTCTCCTTCTAAAAGAGTAtataaaaattaaaaatacgTAGAATTTAATTTAGACAGAAGGAGACGCCCTTATAGAGATTCCCGGGCGAACACAATAAGAACTCCGTCTCTATGACGAGAAATAGATATGCACTTTGGGCAGCAAGCCTAATATAAAGGGGTTCCTTTTGATCGAGGGAATGAAGCCTCCTAACTACTCTTTTGATATTACGCACGTGATCATTGGAGGAGAGCTCTAGTTCCTCGAGCTTACCCACATCATATATGACGGGGGAGTTTTAACGGCTACATGCTGGGAAGACTAGTtgagaagaaggaaggaCAACAGGAGGTTTCAGATGCTATTGACTATTCCATGAAAATGGGCTGCAATACCCTCTGTATCTTCTGGATACTTGTTTTGAATCAGTTGCAGCGTTTCGTGGATCGTTGGATAGTCTCTAAGTGCGAGGAAGCCGCCAAAGCGGTCAATTATCGTATGCATAAGTTGTAGTGTTAGACGTTTCAAAGGTAGGTCGCGCAGTGGATACCGTAGGTAGTACGCCAAATTTCGAATATCGCTGTAGTCCCATGTGCTGCGTTCGTCACGCAACCATCCACACAGGGTGCTTACCACTGATGCTCTTATGTATGTAGAGCCATCTTCCTTTTGCTTCATATTGCCGACTTGTATAATTTTGACGAATCTCTTTGGAGGTTTTAACATGGGGATAAGAAGTTGTAATACGGGTTTGCGATAGAAGGGGAACTCTTGCCCAATCCATGCGAGGGTATCAATGCACCATTGATGATCCTTAAGCGAGACTACGTCTTGGGAAAGCATAGTGGTAAGTAACTGCAAGGTGGCATCAAGGTACTGTTTGGATGCCTCACGACGATTTTGCCATTGTTGGAGAAGCTCCGTATCAATAGGCTTATGAGAAGCAGTTTGTCCTATGATGGCGCCATGTAATGCACAGAGCTGCGGATCTGAACGCAGAGTTAAAAATGCGTGATCTGGATGCTCAGATGATACAGCAACCGCAGCAACTTGTTCTGGTGTAAGCAGATGCAACGCCAAGGGGTCTACCTCCCCGAAAGTCGCAATAACATAATCCAGCAGTTTCGTATACTTTGCGGACAATGAGAGTAAATGAGGACGCAAACGCACTAAAAGAATTTCCGGCAACGCCGTTATAGCTTCCTGCACCATCTCGTTCAAATCTTCCAGAGGTAAACTGCTGAGCGCATCCATCACTGACACGGCGATATTGGCCGCCTCTATTTcattagaaataataactgTATCCTCATCGCTAACAATCATATCTCCCTCATCAGAGATAACCCAATCATCTTCACCAACCTCTCCCATCTCATATGTATTAGACACGCTACAGCTAACCTCCGTGTCCTCCACATGGAGTACCGAGGCCGTCTGTTCTTTCAGTTCCACAGCACACAATTGCATGATTGCCTTCACTACAGccatatcttcatcactgTCCCGGTTAAACAGCTTACCAATATGCGCAATCAAACGAAACCCCCTTGCAGAGTGGGGATCCAGCTCCCCTGATATCCACCGATTGGCAACTGCTCGGTATGAAGAACAGAGCTTAAGCGGCCGAGCTTGCGCGACCGCTTCTAGCACACCAACGTTCGTGCATGCTATGAACAATGCCGTCAACACAGAACCTCTAATGTTCCTCACAGCCCCAATAAAAGCAGCATAAGCCTGGCTCTGCCCATTCAACGGCGCTTCCGAACACAATCCATACACCTTTGTAGCCAATTCACTGCTGACTACATTTCCACTGCTACACAACCCATTGAGCACTGAATACCATAACGTCCCCGCAGAACTCACGTGACACATATACTCCACGTACCGCGCGATGTCCTTCTCCGCAACATTCGTCGCTCGATAGCAGCTCTCGAAAGCATCGCCGTTTCCGGCACCACCACGGACACCGTCCAAAGCTAATGCTGCCGCTGCACCAACCGCACCAGAATGTAGCACACTGTTCAAGTACTTCAATATTACCTCCTCTTGCCGCCgctgctcctcctgctcctgGACACcgccaccaccaacaaGCTCACCGACCAACTGGCTCACCACATACGAGACACACTCGTCCCCTAATTCCCCCAGCAACTCCCGTTCTACAACGCTGCGCACAATCTGCCTATCCGTAACTGACCGTAATATCACGTCATGTGTCACCACCTCTAGTGCTCCTGGTTGTTGATGCAGCTCACATAACTGTTGCACCCGTCCCTGACTATTCCGGGGCCCATTGCACAGCTCCCTTATAGCCATGTAACGCAGATCGACATCTTGCTGATCACGGTACCGTGTAGCACACTCAATTGCATCCATCTTTTCTACCCTTATCTGCACTATATTGGGAATGGCAAGTGGCGCCTAACTGGGTGCCCGGTACTGTGCACCTCCTGATAGCCCCAATATCGAAAGGACCGTCACAACGGGGGTTCTGCTCCTCCGTGTTGCGTGCAGCTGACTCTCCCTTGGTATGCCGGGGTCCAGAGGCGGCGCTGGCCAGCTTGGGTAGCCCACCGGGGGCGAGAGCGTGAGAGCAGAACAGACGGAGACAGGCTGATGGGCACGTGACCCTATCACGTGATGCAGATTCCACGGCGCCTCACCCAAAGGAAGCCCAGCATCCTTGGCTTCCATCTTCGAGCGTTCTGGTGCGCGTCAAGGGCGCGCCTCGAGGACGTGCCTAACTGACATTTTCACGACGCACTATAATGGTACCATTACCCATCCATCACTAAGCAACAGCACATAAAAGCGTATGTAAGGGTTTTGCCGTGCTCTCTTTCAAAGGCTTttcatttattttaaattggaggttgaaaaaatataaatgaataGGAGAGAATGGATAAATGGTATTCTATTCCTTTATTTCTTGCCTCTTCTGAGgtatataatatagttCTGTAAAGAAGCTTATATTTTTAAGCAGCACATACACcacacatatacatattatatCGAGATGTCTCTATCTTCCAAGCTAACGGTTAAGGATTTGAATGTTCAAGACAAGAGAGTTTTCATAAGGGTTGATTTCAATGTTCCTTTATGTGATGGGACTATCACCTCCAATCAAAGAATTGTGGCCGCTTTGCCAACCATCAAGTATGTTCTTGAGCAAGGTCCAAAGGCTGTGGTTTTGGCTTCTCACTTGGGTAGACCAAATGGTAAGAGAGATGAAAAATACTCCTTAGCACCAGTTGCTGATGAGTTGGAAAAATTGTTGGGCCAGAAGGTCACTTTCTTGCCCGACTGTGTCGGTGCAGAGGTGTCCGCTGCTGTTAATGATGCGGCTAAGGGTTCTGTTTTCCTCTTGGAGAATTTGAGATTCCATATTGAAGAGGAAGGCTCTAAGAAGACTCTTCATGGGAAAGTCGATGCAGTTCCGAGTGAAGTGACTGCTTTCAGAGAGGAATTGATGTCTTTGGCAGATGTCTATGTTAACGATGCTTTTGGAACTGCACACAGAGCTCATTCTTCTATGGTTGGGTTTGAGTTGCCACAGAGAGCTGctggttttttgttgtctAAGGAGTTGGAATACTTTGGCAAGGCGTTGGAGAACCCAACAAGACCATTCTTGGCTATCTTAGGTGGTGCCAAGGTTGCTGACAAAATTCAATTGATCGACAACTTGTTGGACAAGGTTGATTCTATCATCATTGCTGGTGGTATGGCTTTCACTTTCAAGAGAGTTTTGGAGGGCATGGAGATTGGTAACTCCATTTTCGACATCGATGGTTCTCAGATTGTTCCACGATTAGCCGAGAAAGCTAAGAAGAATGGTGTCAAATTGGTTCTACCTACAGATTTTGTCATTGGTGACGACTTCTCACAGAACGCCAACACCAATATTGTTACCGATGCCGAAGGTATTCCAAAGGATTGGGAAGGTCTAGACTGTGGTCCAGCTTCCAGAGATTTGTTTGCTGCCGCTATTGCTGAGGCAAAGACCATTGTCTGGAACGGTCCTCCTggtgtttttgaaattcCAAAGTTCTCAAAGGGTACCGAAGCCATGTTGAAGGCTGCTGTTGCGTCTTCTGAAGCAGGCAACACTGTCATCATCGGTGGTGGTGACACTGCTACTGTTGCTAAGAAATTCAATGTCGTTGACAAGATTTCCCATGTTTCTACTGGCGGTGGTGCTTCTCTAGAATTGCTGGAAGGTAAGGATTTGCCAGGTGTCACCTTCTTGTCCAACAAAGAgtaaatattcttttcatACTCATAGAAAAtgtttttaaaggaatttttgttctGTGGACTGTATAGTTGTGCTAATTCAATGGTGCAGTTTTATATACATAGCCCGTTTTCGGTCCTAAAAACGCACCCTAGATCTTTCAGTGGGGACTAGTTTCGGAATTCCTAGGAGCTGCATAATCCTGTACTCGTCAAAACTCTCTATACATGCTTCGCTATCGCGATAAAACAATCCATGCTGGTTTAAGTTcatattttgttttgcaGCCCGAGTTCTCATCGTCTTGTTTAGCTCATCGTCTCCTGTAAAATACAGACGATGTGCACCGATTTCACTCCACTTACAACATAGTAAATCTAAACGCCTACAACGATGTGGATGCGCCTCAGATTGACTCCAAGCAGCAAAAAGAGTCTTGTCTATGTCTTTGTATGGTACTACAGGAGCGAGGGTAGTTGCGCTACAATGACTGCCAGGTAACCTCACGGCACAgtaaaacttcttcagATGCATTTTGCCGTCACCAAACCGCCCCGAGTACTCGACTCCAAGGTTCTGGAGCAGCTGGCGAATCTGGGACGCGAACAACGGTTGTAGTGCTTCACTTAGTTGTAGCGGACACACTATATAATCCACTTTTACTAAACGTCGCACCAACTGCTCAAGATCCTGAGATAACATTGCCACATCCTCGCAACCTTCGCGATACACTAGGAGATCAATGTCTCCACAATCTTTACGACCTCTCCTATATGACCCCATTGCCTCGATAACAAGTCCCGGCTGCGCATGCTTGCGTATAAACTCTAGGTGCTCCTCAACCTCGCTTCGCGGCATCCGCAACTGccattcttcaaagaacCTCATTCCATACAAAATTGACCAGTGCAAATTCCACTGCTTTGTATGAGTTAACACATCCTTGAAACTTTTGTAGTGCAGTGCTTGCCACTGGGATGCAGTCGTCGGACCCACCTCATGGCACTGAACGAAatattctaaaatcttCTCTTGTTCTGAAAGATCTAACTCAAGCCCTGGTATACGACCACCATTAGCTACCAACTGCGCTATCTTGGTAGCAATCCCGCTACCAACATCCGGAAGCGCAAGCGCATCCTCATACGTACGCACCGGATGCCCACATTCAAGCAACGCTGCACTAGCCATCATATACGCACGACGTTTAAAAGGCTCGCCTTGAAGGTTACTTTTCGTTGCAAGCCGTTGAAGAGCCTCTGAGATAATAACATTCTCCCCAAGGGATTGCTCGACCCTCCTTTCCTGCCCCTGCCCCTGCCCCTCCTGCTTTACCGTCTCCTGTACTTTGCGCCGCTTTCTATCAGGGGACAACCGCCGTTCCTTCGAACTACTGCCGCACCAACCCTGCTTCACCGCAAACTCATCTCGACACACCATTTCTCCCTGCTTCAAACACTCACTAACCCACGAAAGCCTCACAGGCCGTACCACATCCCAGTTCAACCGCTGCAAGTCCACATCGCTCTCTAATCGAAACACCTCCATGTTCTTGACCTCATCACCTGCATTTAAATAACTGTCttgaatcaaatatatcacgtgatcacCACCTCCCCCCTCAGACGACCCCCCAACCACTTCACCACCGTGCTTCTCAATCAACCCTGCAACCACCCGGCACTTCGGTGTCCTCGACGTAGGAAGAATCACAAACTTGTGTCCTTTGAACATCGTATCATGCTTCCTTCCCACTAACAGGAGAACCACTTCTCTCTCGCactatgatatttttatctgTCTACATAAAACTCGCCTGCTTGACATACAGCCATTACCCGCCCAGAGACTGCGCTTCCACAAGCTTACATAACGAAACCCAGTTTCTCACACACCAGACACCCTCCTGCACGCCAAAATACTCCCAATCATCCTCCTCAGGCCTCTCCGCCCCCAGCACCTCAAGAACCTCGCCAAACCTCTTATCATTAGTGTACATAATAACACCCTGCACCCCCGGCCGTAAAATACAACACAAGTCCGGATCACTATCTCCAACATACCACACTTCCGCATCCCCCACCGCAGGCAAAATCTCCCTGCCCATCACATCATACTTGTCCGCCCCAGCAACCAACTTCTTGCTGAACCGCCCCGTGTACGTCTCACCACCTTCATCAACCAAAAGCGCATCGCAAAGCACGTGACTCAACGGAACCTCCGCCGGACAGAAACGGTGAATGTACTCCCGACTCCAGTTGAGGGACAAAACATACATATCATCAAACAACCCCCGCTCCCGCCCAACCGCCTCTCTGTAACCCGGCCTTTCGATCTCCTCCAACGGCAACCTCGTAACGTCCACAACTGGCACATCCTTGAAGTAATCAAACCGCTCCAACTCTTCCAGTGCCGCCACACCGCGCTTGCGTGCCCTCCTTTGGTAGTCCAGCTCACGCTCCAACAGATCCTGCACCGAGCTATCACGTGCCGGACACGGCTGTGCCAGATAGAACTCGAAGAAGTACGTCATCGGAGGGCTTTTGCACCGGGAAAGGGACTGCAGAATCCCAACGGTATCCTTAGTCGTAATGGTGTCATCAAAATCCGTTACTAACACCCGTCTACGACCTGACTGTGTCCCTGCAGCTGCTGCACGCACCCCTGATCCAATTGCTGTTTTGGTAACGCTATCAGCCGTGACAGGCGCAAACCCATCGCCACTGGCAGTCTCTAAATCATTACCCATTGCTTCGCAAATACACCTCTAAGGCAGCTTGCCAAATCCCCTCTATCCATCCAAGCACaagcttgaaaaaaaacttttATATACCTTTACAATCCTTAAAATTAGATCTGCGTGGCGATCGCTGTTTGTCTAGTTCCGCTGCCAGCGTGACACCAGAgggaaaaaaaattggaatatttttttctctttctcttctctcttGCTGTCGAGAGGAACGATAACCCCCACCAAATCAAATAATGCTGCACATTCCAGCATGGAAGAAAATTGAGATcaaacagcagcagaacCAAGACGGAGATGCAGGGGGCTCGTACGATGAGGAGGACGCTCTGAATGTTTCCACGCATCTTGCTACCGGTTCTCTTACCAGGCGCGACCGCGCACAGATAGTACAGAAGCGGCCATCGTCGTCCAAAGTGAGCAAACCTTGCAAACGTCAAAAACTCTCGAAGCCGGAGCGGCTGGAGAGATCCCACAACAGGGTGTTGAGGGACCAGCTGCGTTATCTTATTGACTTTTACTTAGAGAAGACTGCAGAAGATGGGGACAGCAgtgccgccgccgccggCGGCGGCCTGCCGTCCGGTCTCCGCCAACTGGAAAGCGTACAACAGCACTTGTCGGAACGTCAGCACGCCGGAGAGATCACCAGTACATGGAAGTTCAGCAAACAAAAGCAGAACTGGCTCATGAAGCATCTGTGGGACACCAATGCTATCCCCAACGAGTACAACCCGCTTGTGAAATCATACGTCCGAGGGATAGAGGGCCGCGCAAAGATCACGTTGACAGACCAGTGCACGGACATGCTGAAGAAATGGGACGACTGGAAGATGTCCCAGCAAGAAACAAAGGGGGCACATGACACCATTTCCACACCCGATGACAATACTGATGACAACAATACATCTGCAAAGCGTGACCAGGTGGTGGCGGCAGAAGCTGCCGCCGAGCCGCCGTTTTCAGAGGATGTCTACACACGCTGCTGTTTACTCCTCCCTGTATTAGTTCCGGAGCCCCATCCCGAGATCGTATGAGCTAGACGGAGCAGTGGTACGGCCGTGCGTGTGTATATGTGTTATGTATACCCCATAAATTATTAAGATTACAAACAGTCGCCAGTATCCATCCAAACAAATAGCAACATTCCCAAACAATCTGCGCTATTGTTTTTCGTTTATCAGGGAGCTATTCTCCCCCGGCCCTCCGGCCCCTCCGTGTGTCTACTACCTCGTCTTTTCCCAATCTGTTCTTCCTGAACTCCTCCATAGTGCGGAGCAGCGCTAAATATATCCCCTTATCATTGTTCCCGCGGTAGCGCACAACGCAGGAGAAAACTTTAGTTTCATAATAACAATGCTGTCTGTCTGCTGTCGTCTGCTCGCTCCTGTCCACCCTTATCTGTGTTGCTGCGTACAGCCTCGCGCGGACATTTTTTTAGATCGCCTTCCCCGGAAAGCCGGAAAACCAGCAAAATAACCCGGAAAAGGAAAGATCCCTAAACAATGTCTTAAACAGTTTCAATTCATTGCCTTGTTTCACAGGACCCTCGCACGCCACTCACTGCTTCGGGGGACCCCCTTTACCCCCTATGCACGATTGACAAGCATTCCCATGCTCCGCTCCGTTCCGGATCGTAACACACTGCAGGGGTCTATTGGCCGTCTGCATGGCTAGTCAAGCCAGGCGCCTGGGCGCCAGACTCCCGACAAAACACCGTAGGTTCTGCAGCACCATTGTTAGTAATAGCACGCAGTGCCCAGACACCAGCGCACACGTGCGTTGCTGTGCAGCAACGCACGTGTGCAGCTCATTCTCCGCCCAGTCCGCTGCTACACCGGCCTACCCATCAACGTCCAGCCCAGCTGCCCCGCTCTGAACAGACACACCCCAATCCTGCCCTGCAACCAACAGGATCCTTTGAAACGTAAGCCATCCACGTACGCACACAGACATAACATAACCGTGGAATTATAGCACtaggggggggggggaaACAACAATTATGCTCTCAGAAGAAAAACCCGGTTCTGTAGTATATAAGGGTCATTAAGCATACCGATATATCTTTCTGTTTTTTGGGCGTTTCTAAGGAATCACGTTTTTCTCTTGGGTCTTTTTTTCCCAATTTACTGTCGTATGTATACAGCGGAAAAACAGATTGTGgatattaattaattagataaataaaaatgacGGCGGCTACGGACAAATTACTGTTGCGCAACGTCAAGTACGAGGGACGGGTATATGAGGGGTTCCccaaaatatacaatatcTATGCGCTTGGGTTTGTTTCTTGTATTTCGGGGCTAATGTTTGGTTTTGATATCTCGTCGATGTCGTCGATGATCGGTACGGAGGTGTATGGCCGTTATTTTGGGCATCCGGATTCGACGACTCAGGGTGGGATCACGGCGTCGATGGCGGCAGGGTCGTTTTGGGGGTCTTTGATGTCTTCTTATATTTCTGATACGTTTGGTAGGCGTGTGTCTCTGCATGCTTGTTCTTCGTTTTGGATAGTGGGGGCTATTTTACAGTGTGCGTCGCAGGGTCAGGCGATGTTGATTGCTGGGCGTGTTATTGCAGGTATGGGGATTGGATTTGGGTCGTCGGTGGCGCCTATTTATTGTTCGGAGATATCTCCGCCCAAGATCAGGGGGGCGATTGGTGGTATTTTCCAGCTGTGCATTACGATTGGTATCATGGTGCTCTTTTTCATTGGGTACGGGTGCCATTTTATCAATGGCACGGCGGCTTTCCGGATTACGTGGGGTGCTCAGATTGTTCCTGGGGTGCTTTTGCTGGTCGCTGTGTTCTTTTTGCCGGAGTCGCCTCGTTGGCTTGCCAATCGTGGGCGTTGGGAAGAAACGGAGCACATTGTGGCGGAGGTGACTGCGGGTGGGAATCGGAAGGATGAGCAGGTGCTGTTGCAGATGGAGGAAATAAGGGAGCAGGTTTTGATCGACCAGATGGCGTCTAACTTTGGGTACAAGGATTTGTTCCGTAGAAAGACGTTGCCGAAGACGATTGTGGGTGTTTGTGCGCAGATGTGGCAGCAGCTTTGTGGTATGAACGTTATGATGTACTACATTATATACATTTTTGATATGGCTGGATTCTCGGGGAATACCAACCTATTGTCCTCTGCGATCCAGTATATCCTTAACGTATTAATGACGATTCCTGCTTTGTTCATGGTGGACAGGTACGGAAGAAGACCAGTTTTGTTGGCGGGTGGTGTGCTGATGACGGGATGGTTGTTCTCTGTCGCAGGCTTGCTTGGTAAGTATTCGTTGCCCGCCCCTGGAGGCATTAACGGCAACGATACGGTACGTATTCGCATACCGGAAGATCGTCGCAACGCTGCAAGGGGCGTTATAGCCTGCTCTTATTTATTCGTGTGCTCCTTTGCACCTACGTGGGGTGTGGGGATTTGGATCTACTGCTCCGAGATCTTTAACAACATCGAAAGGGCTAAAGGGTCTGCGCTTTGCACTGCAGTTAATTGGGCCTTCAATTTTGCATTGGCGATGTTTGTACCTTCTGcgttcaaaaatatcacttGGAAAACG contains these protein-coding regions:
- a CDS encoding uncharacterized protein (similar to Ashbya gossypii AEL036W); protein product: MAANPQHNNQDDSTFIDQQDFTSLDEAPPPQTTPIGSVHRMKWHPTHHYEDELQSRDVKSSSLTHGEQSPSITNSEAIQRDDQTLKSSKLQDNDCSPEKPKKNPHFVRSSEKRITDSSSHAQQQQHSSSGVLQRRASLYEEFKKSVYDRLHIFEK
- a CDS encoding uncharacterized protein (similar to Ashbya gossypii AEL037C), with protein sequence MDAIECATRYRDQQDVDLRYMAIRELCNGPRNSQGRVQQLCELHQQPGALEVVTHDVILRSVTDRQIVRSVVERELLGELGDECVSYVVSQLVGELVGGGGVQEQEEQRRQEEVILKYLNSVLHSGAVGAAAALALDGVRGGAGNGDAFESCYRATNVAEKDIARYVEYMCHVSSAGTLWYSVLNGLCSSGNVVSSELATKVYGLCSEAPLNGQSQAYAAFIGAVRNIRGSVLTALFIACTNVGVLEAVAQARPLKLCSSYRAVANRWISGELDPHSARGFRLIAHIGKLFNRDSDEDMAVVKAIMQLCAVELKEQTASVLHVEDTEVSCSVSNTYEMGEVGEDDWVISDEGDMIVSDEDTVIISNEIEAANIAVSVMDALSSLPLEDLNEMVQEAITALPEILLVRLRPHLLSLSAKYTKLLDYVIATFGEVDPLALHLLTPEQVAAVAVSSEHPDHAFLTLRSDPQLCALHGAIIGQTASHKPIDTELLQQWQNRREASKQYLDATLQLLTTMLSQDVVSLKDHQWCIDTLAWIGQEFPFYRKPVLQLLIPMLKPPKRFVKIIQVGNMKQKEDGSTYIRASVVSTLCGWLRDERSTWDYSDIRNLAYYLRYPLRDLPLKRLTLQLMHTIIDRFGGFLALRDYPTIHETLQLIQNKYPEDTEGIAAHFHGIVNSI
- the PGK1 gene encoding phosphoglycerate kinase (similar to Ashbya gossypii AEL038C), with protein sequence MSLSSKLTVKDLNVQDKRVFIRVDFNVPLCDGTITSNQRIVAALPTIKYVLEQGPKAVVLASHLGRPNGKRDEKYSLAPVADELEKLLGQKVTFLPDCVGAEVSAAVNDAAKGSVFLLENLRFHIEEEGSKKTLHGKVDAVPSEVTAFREELMSLADVYVNDAFGTAHRAHSSMVGFELPQRAAGFLLSKELEYFGKALENPTRPFLAILGGAKVADKIQLIDNLLDKVDSIIIAGGMAFTFKRVLEGMEIGNSIFDIDGSQIVPRLAEKAKKNGVKLVLPTDFVIGDDFSQNANTNIVTDAEGIPKDWEGLDCGPASRDLFAAAIAEAKTIVWNGPPGVFEIPKFSKGTEAMLKAAVASSEAGNTVIIGGGDTATVAKKFNVVDKISHVSTGGGASLELLEGKDLPGVTFLSNKE
- the POL4 gene encoding DNA-directed DNA polymerase IV (similar to Ashbya gossypii AEL039W), which translates into the protein MFKGHKFVILPTSRTPKCRVVAGLIEKHGGEVVGGSSEGGGGDHVIYLIQDSYLNAGDEVKNMEVFRLESDVDLQRLNWDVVRPVRLSWVSECLKQGEMVCRDEFAVKQGWCGSSSKERRLSPDRKRRKVQETVKQEGQGQGQERRVEQSLGENVIISEALQRLATKSNLQGEPFKRRAYMMASAALLECGHPVRTYEDALALPDVGSGIATKIAQLVANGGRIPGLELDLSEQEKILEYFVQCHEVGPTTASQWQALHYKSFKDVLTHTKQWNLHWSILYGMRFFEEWQLRMPRSEVEEHLEFIRKHAQPGLVIEAMGSYRRGRKDCGDIDLLVYREGCEDVAMLSQDLEQLVRRLVKVDYIVCPLQLSEALQPLFASQIRQLLQNLGVEYSGRFGDGKMHLKKFYCAVRLPGSHCSATTLAPVVPYKDIDKTLFAAWSQSEAHPHRCRRLDLLCCKWSEIGAHRLYFTGDDELNKTMRTRAAKQNMNLNQHGLFYRDSEACIESFDEYRIMQLLGIPKLVPTERSRVRF
- the CTO1 gene encoding Cto1p (similar to Ashbya gossypii AEL040W) — its product is MGNDLETASGDGFAPVTADSVTKTAIGSGVRAAAAGTQSGRRRVLVTDFDDTITTKDTVGILQSLSRCKSPPMTYFFEFYLAQPCPARDSSVQDLLERELDYQRRARKRGVAALEELERFDYFKDVPVVDVTRLPLEEIERPGYREAVGRERGLFDDMYVLSLNWSREYIHRFCPAEVPLSHVLCDALLVDEGGETYTGRFSKKLVAGADKYDVMGREILPAVGDAEVWYVGDSDPDLCCILRPGVQGVIMYTNDKRFGEVLEVLGAERPEEDDWEYFGVQEGVWCVRNWVSLCKLVEAQSLGG
- the RBP95 gene encoding RNA-binding ribosome assembly factor RBP95 (similar to Ashbya gossypii AEL041C), which codes for MLHIPAWKKIEIKQQQNQDGDAGGSYDEEDALNVSTHLATGSLTRRDRAQIVQKRPSSSKVSKPCKRQKLSKPERLERSHNRVLRDQLRYLIDFYLEKTAEDGDSSAAAAGGGLPSGLRQLESVQQHLSERQHAGEITSTWKFSKQKQNWLMKHLWDTNAIPNEYNPLVKSYVRGIEGRAKITLTDQCTDMLKKWDDWKMSQQETKGAHDTISTPDDNTDDNNTSAKRDQVVAAEAAAEPPFSEDVYTRCCLLLPVLVPEPHPEIV
- a CDS encoding sugar porter family MFS transporter (similar to Ashbya gossypii AEL042C), encoding MTAATDKLLLRNVKYEGRVYEGFPKIYNIYALGFVSCISGLMFGFDISSMSSMIGTEVYGRYFGHPDSTTQGGITASMAAGSFWGSLMSSYISDTFGRRVSLHACSSFWIVGAILQCASQGQAMLIAGRVIAGMGIGFGSSVAPIYCSEISPPKIRGAIGGIFQLCITIGIMVLFFIGYGCHFINGTAAFRITWGAQIVPGVLLLVAVFFLPESPRWLANRGRWEETEHIVAEVTAGGNRKDEQVLLQMEEIREQVLIDQMASNFGYKDLFRRKTLPKTIVGVCAQMWQQLCGMNVMMYYIIYIFDMAGFSGNTNLLSSAIQYILNVLMTIPALFMVDRYGRRPVLLAGGVLMTGWLFSVAGLLGKYSLPAPGGINGNDTVRIRIPEDRRNAARGVIACSYLFVCSFAPTWGVGIWIYCSEIFNNIERAKGSALCTAVNWAFNFALAMFVPSAFKNITWKTYVIFGIFGICLTIQTYFMFPETKGKTLEEIDQMWDSKIPAWQSASYVPHVPIIEDKMGNKVGMGGSSQHVENTEKERNPMLGRNANSSSTTSSV